Proteins encoded together in one Rossellomorea sp. y25 window:
- a CDS encoding methylmalonyl-CoA mutase family protein, with translation MKLSDMKEQSFSRRTLTEWQEAAEKALKGKGIRSLHTKTYENIELKPLYTAKDVPERDRVRAYIPDVKRRMERTPKWFIAQPIKRGSWEELASAMKDALSRGQNCLSFAVGELDITDGFDHFIKEVTEYHAPIFVIEKNTASSIQRMKDIPELKEIIGVIGFDPISESAFTDGPEIGNWLEVVEEADKHLPGVKSIIINSASYHNKGASATQELAYALSEGVSYIEVLQEKGWSIARIAEKMHFHFSVGSHFFMEVAKIRAFKKLWQEVLSSYGLSDDIIAQSISTSAETSQYNKSTLDSYVNMLRGGGEAFSAILAGVDYLVVSPFNEVSGEVNAFSERIARNTQLILGEEAHLDKVVDPGGGSYYVEWLSEEIGKLSWKEFQDVEGDGGILACLKNGSIYEKINRVRESRIHDLATRKNSMIGTNIYANLDETLPALPLTGPDRLSLPFERLRGRAQNLKTKPVAGLIGLGDLKTYKPRADFVKGFLAAGGIHASQSKECFSKEEVLQFVEETRYPYYVVCGKDEEYQDKLTMLIESIHHIDPAIVIDIAGQIPDKHKGEWFGNGLNGSVYNKQNILEKVDELLTIWEEGTENDKA, from the coding sequence ATGAAGCTTAGTGATATGAAAGAACAATCATTCAGTCGACGAACACTTACAGAATGGCAGGAAGCAGCTGAAAAAGCGTTAAAGGGGAAAGGGATTCGTTCTTTACATACAAAAACCTATGAAAATATTGAACTTAAACCGTTATATACAGCGAAAGATGTACCAGAACGGGATAGGGTGAGAGCCTATATCCCAGATGTCAAAAGAAGAATGGAGCGTACTCCGAAGTGGTTTATTGCTCAACCAATAAAAAGGGGATCATGGGAAGAACTTGCATCAGCAATGAAGGACGCATTATCCCGGGGGCAAAACTGTCTTTCATTTGCAGTTGGAGAATTAGACATAACGGATGGCTTCGATCATTTTATCAAAGAAGTAACAGAGTACCATGCTCCTATATTTGTCATTGAAAAGAATACGGCATCCTCCATTCAGCGCATGAAGGATATACCTGAACTGAAGGAAATCATCGGTGTCATAGGATTCGACCCTATTTCCGAGAGTGCATTTACAGATGGGCCTGAAATAGGGAACTGGTTAGAGGTTGTAGAAGAAGCAGACAAGCACCTTCCGGGTGTAAAGTCGATTATTATCAATTCTGCATCGTATCATAATAAAGGAGCGAGTGCCACACAGGAATTGGCTTATGCCCTTAGTGAAGGGGTCTCTTATATTGAAGTACTGCAGGAAAAAGGCTGGTCCATCGCTAGAATTGCTGAGAAAATGCATTTTCACTTTTCAGTCGGAAGCCATTTCTTTATGGAAGTAGCCAAAATCCGGGCCTTCAAGAAATTATGGCAAGAGGTATTATCTTCTTATGGGCTATCAGATGATATCATTGCACAATCCATCAGCACCAGTGCAGAAACGTCTCAATATAATAAATCCACGCTCGATTCATATGTCAATATGCTCCGCGGGGGTGGAGAAGCATTTTCTGCGATTCTAGCAGGAGTAGACTATCTTGTCGTTTCTCCCTTTAATGAAGTGAGTGGGGAAGTGAACGCATTTTCTGAAAGAATTGCCCGGAATACTCAACTGATCCTCGGTGAAGAAGCTCACTTGGATAAAGTGGTGGACCCTGGAGGCGGTTCTTATTATGTGGAATGGTTATCAGAAGAAATAGGGAAGCTATCATGGAAGGAATTTCAAGACGTTGAAGGAGACGGGGGAATTCTTGCCTGTCTGAAAAATGGTTCCATATATGAAAAAATAAATAGAGTGAGAGAGTCGCGTATTCATGATTTAGCCACAAGAAAAAACTCGATGATCGGGACGAATATCTATGCGAATCTGGATGAGACACTTCCCGCTCTTCCTTTAACCGGGCCGGACAGATTATCCCTTCCTTTTGAAAGATTAAGGGGAAGAGCCCAGAATTTGAAAACAAAACCAGTTGCAGGTCTTATTGGATTAGGCGATCTAAAAACATATAAGCCCCGTGCAGATTTTGTGAAAGGCTTTCTAGCTGCTGGGGGCATTCATGCAAGTCAGAGTAAAGAGTGCTTCTCTAAGGAAGAGGTTCTTCAATTCGTAGAGGAAACCCGCTATCCGTACTATGTGGTTTGTGGGAAGGATGAAGAGTATCAAGACAAACTCACTATGCTGATAGAATCGATTCATCATATAGATCCTGCCATTGTCATTGACATAGCTGGGCAAATTCCAGATAAGCATAAAGGTGAGTGGTTTGGTAACGGCTTAAACGGTTCCGTTTACAACAAACAAAATATACTTGAAAAAGTCGATGAGCTATTAACCATCTGGGAGGAGGGAACAGAAAATGACAAAGCCTGA
- a CDS encoding S8 family serine peptidase, whose product MTGRKRKARWLSIVLTLVMFVPLMFPFNAGAANTSQSAPAKEKPSTSANETAKISPQSKITTKLQDQFKKDKHVTYLVKFKEHLDTEAVAKKATEKAKKQKLSANSKKLLKRNMVVSELRATALESQAEVKEYLTKQKKSGAVKEIKDFYVVNGMAVTSTKEVMDKISTFAEVEKILPNETRQLIQPAKAEGSAANVAEKEVQNSPASIEWNIDRVGAPAVWDMGIDGAGTVVASIDTGVQWNHPALMEKYRGYDPQNPDTPDHEFSWFDATAGQGAPYDDQGHGTHVTGTMVGSEPDGSNQIGVAPGAKWIAVKAFTANGGTDVDLLEAGEWILAPKDAEGNPHPEMAPDVVNNSWGGGAGLDEWYRDMVNAWRAAEIFPEFSAGNTTLFNPGGPGSIANPANYPESFATGATDINDNLGSFSLQGPSPYEEVKPEISAPGVNIRSSVPGSNYEGGWNGTSMAGPHVSAVAALLRQVDASLTVDEMEEILMSTAVPLTDGTFPETPNNGYGHGLVNAFDAVSSVMSGIGKVEGQVSKEGDDTEAPVISHEAPEEAFERMSLPLQAEVSDNVSVTNASLHYQNQDGAWESVEATRSAGDYKSGTYEATIPGEALTGDSVTYKWVAMDFGGNEVETDAYSVTLLPGITVGYEQDFESSPSGWTSYGQENSWEWGAPANGPGNAASGEKVYATSLDGTYANRANMSLQMPPIDLPEGNSFLQFKQWHELERNYDYGHVFVSTDGETWTQALRVNGNTEGWIDGEVDLSQYAGQRIYVAFNVTTDGSVVKQGWYVDDVKLSGETILPAKKMNLGLKSKDETSSSVSKKASVNPNKINLAKKVTKEAPIEDKAAPVLLPLQAEVSVLETGRSVYTNPANGSYEMTHAAGDFTLQASTYGFRSQTQSVTIEADQTSTANFTLEEIPQGNITGTVTNEISGEPVEGATVFLLEDAVVEPVETNENGEYELEAYEGEYTLKVVAPYYYSKEVSVTVEGGEVTNADISLEPFIGYPGEIGYDDGTAENARAFYDAGNGWAVKMSLEDGNDTALVTGGLFRFWDTEWPVPGGTEFQVAVYDASGPDGAPGKKIAGPFDGTALRNGEWTHVDLSQHGIMVDGDFYMVYIQSAPNPNAPGLGTDEDGENAARSWQFVGGAWSPSPEDEGNYMIRATVNYEVTAPVITSPKGGSFTNTETVTVEGTSAPTTTVHLFNGDEEVVTAETMEDGTFSADVSLHDGENTITAKAATEQGMTGPSEPVTITLDQVKPELAITSPKEGMKTNREAITVEGTIVDDNLAWVKVNGEKASVSDGEFTHRLLLNEGENIIQVVAKDKAGNKKKQSVTVFAKFGDISINNLLPDEDIYLKSGESVKIEFDSEPGLEATFVIQMPLTNTRTQVTNANELPMMETSEGHYVGYYTATSNVKAPGALIEVKISDDYGNVTTKRAEGKLYINTKK is encoded by the coding sequence ATGACAGGTAGAAAGCGTAAGGCAAGATGGTTATCCATTGTACTCACCTTAGTAATGTTTGTCCCGTTAATGTTTCCATTCAATGCAGGGGCAGCGAATACCTCACAATCAGCACCAGCCAAAGAAAAACCATCCACTTCAGCTAACGAAACAGCAAAAATAAGTCCACAATCAAAGATCACAACGAAACTGCAGGATCAATTCAAGAAAGATAAGCACGTCACATACTTAGTGAAGTTCAAGGAGCATCTGGATACAGAGGCTGTAGCTAAGAAGGCGACTGAAAAAGCGAAAAAGCAGAAGCTGTCCGCTAACAGCAAAAAATTACTGAAACGAAATATGGTCGTTTCCGAGCTTCGTGCCACAGCCCTTGAATCTCAAGCAGAAGTGAAAGAATACTTAACGAAACAGAAGAAGTCCGGTGCAGTAAAAGAAATAAAAGACTTCTATGTTGTAAATGGAATGGCCGTTACTTCCACAAAAGAGGTAATGGATAAAATTTCAACATTTGCTGAAGTTGAGAAAATCTTACCGAATGAAACGCGTCAACTCATTCAACCGGCAAAAGCTGAAGGTTCAGCTGCAAATGTTGCAGAAAAAGAAGTTCAAAACAGCCCTGCCTCCATTGAATGGAATATCGACCGAGTGGGTGCACCGGCGGTTTGGGATATGGGAATTGATGGAGCAGGAACCGTTGTAGCATCGATTGATACAGGTGTTCAATGGAACCATCCGGCATTAATGGAAAAATACAGAGGGTATGACCCTCAAAATCCTGATACACCTGATCATGAGTTTAGCTGGTTTGATGCCACTGCCGGTCAAGGTGCACCATATGATGATCAAGGCCATGGTACCCATGTTACGGGTACAATGGTTGGGTCTGAGCCTGACGGAAGCAATCAGATTGGAGTCGCTCCAGGTGCAAAGTGGATTGCTGTCAAAGCATTCACGGCTAATGGAGGAACAGATGTTGATTTATTAGAAGCGGGAGAATGGATTCTTGCTCCTAAGGATGCTGAGGGCAACCCGCATCCGGAAATGGCTCCAGATGTTGTCAATAACTCATGGGGTGGCGGTGCCGGTCTTGACGAGTGGTACCGGGATATGGTGAATGCCTGGAGAGCGGCCGAAATATTCCCTGAGTTTTCTGCAGGTAATACAACATTATTTAATCCTGGTGGCCCGGGTTCAATCGCTAATCCTGCAAATTACCCTGAGTCATTTGCAACGGGCGCAACTGATATTAATGACAACCTTGGAAGTTTCTCACTACAAGGTCCTTCTCCTTACGAGGAAGTTAAACCTGAAATATCCGCACCGGGAGTGAATATTCGCTCTTCAGTACCAGGAAGTAACTACGAAGGCGGATGGAATGGTACATCAATGGCGGGTCCTCACGTCTCTGCAGTTGCAGCATTGTTGAGACAAGTGGATGCAAGTTTGACGGTTGACGAAATGGAAGAAATCTTAATGTCAACTGCTGTTCCATTGACTGACGGTACTTTCCCTGAAACGCCTAACAATGGATATGGTCATGGATTAGTTAACGCATTTGATGCCGTTTCATCCGTAATGAGCGGAATTGGAAAAGTTGAAGGGCAGGTTTCTAAAGAAGGGGATGACACTGAAGCTCCAGTAATCAGTCATGAAGCCCCCGAAGAAGCATTTGAAAGAATGAGTTTGCCACTACAAGCGGAAGTAAGTGATAATGTGAGCGTAACAAATGCTTCATTACATTATCAAAATCAGGATGGCGCATGGGAATCTGTTGAAGCAACAAGATCTGCAGGTGACTATAAATCAGGAACCTATGAAGCGACCATTCCCGGAGAAGCACTGACAGGAGATAGTGTTACCTACAAATGGGTCGCAATGGACTTTGGTGGAAATGAAGTAGAAACGGATGCTTATTCTGTCACTCTTCTTCCAGGAATCACAGTCGGATACGAACAGGACTTTGAGTCTTCCCCTTCTGGTTGGACCTCATATGGCCAAGAGAACAGCTGGGAGTGGGGCGCGCCTGCAAATGGACCAGGAAACGCTGCTTCAGGTGAAAAAGTATATGCAACGAGCCTGGATGGTACGTATGCCAACAGAGCCAATATGTCCTTGCAAATGCCTCCGATTGATTTACCAGAAGGCAATAGCTTCTTGCAATTCAAGCAGTGGCACGAGCTTGAAAGAAACTATGACTACGGGCATGTCTTTGTATCCACTGACGGTGAAACGTGGACACAGGCGCTTCGTGTAAATGGAAATACGGAAGGCTGGATTGACGGAGAAGTGGATCTAAGTCAATATGCCGGTCAGCGAATCTACGTCGCTTTCAATGTTACAACAGATGGAAGTGTAGTGAAACAAGGGTGGTACGTCGATGATGTGAAACTAAGTGGAGAGACGATTCTTCCAGCTAAAAAGATGAACCTTGGATTGAAATCAAAGGACGAGACATCATCGTCTGTTTCAAAGAAAGCAAGTGTGAATCCGAATAAAATCAATTTGGCTAAAAAAGTAACGAAAGAAGCACCTATAGAAGACAAAGCGGCACCGGTATTACTTCCGCTTCAAGCAGAAGTGAGTGTCCTGGAAACAGGCCGTTCTGTGTATACAAACCCTGCAAATGGATCATACGAAATGACGCATGCAGCAGGTGACTTTACACTGCAAGCTTCAACCTATGGTTTCAGATCTCAAACACAAAGTGTAACGATTGAAGCAGATCAAACGTCTACTGCCAATTTTACACTCGAAGAGATTCCTCAAGGGAATATTACTGGAACAGTCACAAATGAAATCTCTGGAGAACCGGTTGAGGGAGCTACTGTCTTCTTACTGGAAGACGCTGTAGTAGAGCCGGTAGAAACGAACGAAAATGGTGAGTATGAACTAGAGGCATATGAAGGTGAGTACACGCTCAAAGTGGTTGCCCCTTACTACTATAGTAAGGAAGTGAGTGTGACGGTTGAAGGCGGAGAAGTAACAAATGCTGACATTTCATTAGAACCATTCATCGGATATCCAGGTGAGATCGGGTACGATGATGGTACAGCCGAAAACGCCCGTGCATTCTATGATGCAGGAAACGGCTGGGCTGTAAAAATGTCCTTGGAAGATGGGAATGATACAGCTTTGGTGACAGGTGGACTATTCCGCTTCTGGGATACAGAATGGCCTGTACCAGGAGGGACGGAATTCCAGGTCGCTGTTTATGATGCATCAGGTCCTGACGGAGCGCCTGGTAAGAAAATAGCCGGTCCATTTGATGGAACTGCTTTACGTAATGGTGAATGGACACATGTAGATTTAAGCCAGCATGGCATCATGGTGGACGGCGATTTCTACATGGTTTACATTCAATCAGCTCCAAATCCGAATGCACCAGGACTTGGAACAGATGAAGATGGGGAAAATGCCGCAAGAAGCTGGCAATTTGTTGGAGGAGCATGGTCGCCATCTCCAGAAGATGAAGGGAACTACATGATTCGTGCAACGGTGAATTATGAAGTCACTGCACCAGTCATCACATCACCAAAAGGTGGATCATTCACGAATACGGAAACGGTTACGGTTGAAGGGACTTCTGCTCCAACCACAACGGTTCATCTCTTTAATGGTGACGAGGAAGTGGTAACAGCAGAAACAATGGAAGATGGCACATTCTCCGCAGATGTTTCTTTACACGATGGAGAGAATACGATAACAGCGAAAGCAGCAACCGAACAAGGTATGACAGGGCCATCTGAGCCTGTAACCATCACCCTTGATCAAGTGAAGCCTGAGCTTGCCATCACGTCTCCGAAAGAAGGAATGAAAACTAATCGTGAGGCCATCACTGTAGAAGGAACGATCGTCGATGATAACCTCGCATGGGTGAAAGTTAACGGAGAGAAAGCTTCAGTTAGCGATGGTGAGTTCACTCACAGATTGCTTCTGAATGAAGGTGAAAATATCATCCAGGTCGTAGCGAAGGATAAAGCGGGAAATAAAAAGAAACAAAGCGTGACAGTTTTCGCTAAATTTGGTGACATTTCCATTAACAATCTCCTTCCGGATGAAGATATTTATCTGAAAAGTGGTGAATCTGTGAAAATTGAATTTGACAGTGAGCCTGGATTAGAAGCAACGTTTGTTATCCAAATGCCACTGACAAATACACGAACGCAAGTAACAAACGCCAATGAGCTGCCGATGATGGAAACATCTGAAGGTCATTACGTTGGTTACTATACGGCCACTTCAAACGTAAAAGCACCTGGGGCCCTGATTGAAGTGAAAATTTCCGATGATTACGGAAATGTAACGACGAAACGTGCAGAAGGTAAATTGTATATCAATACAAAAAAATAG
- a CDS encoding dihydrolipoamide acetyltransferase family protein — protein MGIENMKMPQLGESVTEGTISKWLVSPGDTVNKYDPIAEVQTDKVNAEVPSSFTGTIKELIAEEGDTLEVGEIICSIEVEGGGSAPAEEAPKEEPKEEAKGSAPAKPKAPNKDSGNKARYSPAVLKLSQEHDIDLNQVEGTGNGGRITRKDLKKIIESGSIPKAGEAPAPKAEAQAPQQAVKESAPEQPAKQQTAAANVPVVPGDIEIPVSGIRKAIASNMVRSKHEAPHAWTMMEVDVTNLVDYRNSLKTEFKQREGFNLTFFAFFVKAVAQALKEYPQINSMWAGDKIVQKKDINLSIAVATDDALYVPVIKNADEKTIKGIAREITELAGKVRSGKLTSQDMQGGTFTVNNTGSFGSVQSMGIINYPQAAILQVESIVKRPVVMNNGMIAVRDMVNLCMSLDHRVLDGLVCGRFLQRVKEILENTSKENTSVY, from the coding sequence ATGGGTATTGAAAATATGAAAATGCCTCAGCTAGGGGAAAGTGTTACAGAAGGTACAATTAGTAAATGGTTGGTGTCACCCGGTGATACCGTCAATAAATATGATCCGATTGCAGAAGTTCAAACAGATAAAGTAAATGCAGAAGTACCGTCATCCTTCACCGGTACAATTAAAGAATTAATTGCTGAAGAAGGAGACACTCTTGAAGTCGGGGAAATCATTTGTTCGATTGAAGTTGAAGGTGGAGGTTCGGCACCTGCTGAAGAAGCTCCGAAAGAAGAGCCTAAAGAGGAAGCAAAAGGATCGGCTCCAGCTAAGCCAAAAGCTCCAAACAAAGATAGTGGAAATAAAGCCAGGTATTCTCCAGCCGTATTAAAACTATCTCAAGAGCATGATATCGATCTGAACCAGGTGGAAGGCACTGGGAACGGTGGTCGTATCACTCGTAAGGACCTAAAGAAGATCATTGAATCAGGTTCTATCCCGAAAGCGGGAGAAGCACCTGCACCTAAAGCTGAAGCACAGGCACCACAACAAGCTGTGAAAGAATCGGCACCGGAGCAACCGGCTAAACAACAAACAGCTGCAGCGAACGTTCCTGTCGTCCCTGGTGATATTGAGATCCCGGTTTCAGGGATCCGCAAAGCGATTGCATCCAACATGGTACGCAGTAAACATGAAGCTCCACATGCATGGACCATGATGGAAGTGGATGTAACCAACCTGGTAGACTACAGAAATTCACTTAAGACAGAATTCAAGCAGCGTGAAGGCTTTAATCTTACTTTCTTCGCATTTTTCGTGAAAGCTGTTGCCCAAGCCCTAAAAGAATATCCACAAATCAACTCTATGTGGGCTGGGGATAAGATTGTGCAGAAGAAAGACATCAATCTTTCCATTGCAGTAGCTACAGACGATGCATTGTATGTGCCTGTGATTAAAAATGCAGACGAAAAAACGATCAAAGGAATTGCCAGAGAAATCACTGAGCTTGCCGGAAAAGTTCGAAGCGGTAAATTGACATCCCAAGATATGCAGGGAGGCACATTTACTGTTAACAATACCGGGTCATTTGGTTCAGTACAATCGATGGGCATCATCAATTACCCACAAGCAGCAATCCTTCAAGTAGAATCGATTGTGAAACGTCCGGTTGTCATGAACAACGGAATGATCGCAGTTCGAGATATGGTGAACTTATGTATGTCACTTGATCACCGTGTTCTGGATGGTCTGGTTTGCGGAAGATTCTTACAGCGTGTTAAAGAAATCTTAGAAAACACTTCAAAAGAAAATACATCTGTATATTAA
- a CDS encoding alpha-ketoacid dehydrogenase subunit beta: MPVISYIDAVTMAIREEMERDEKVFVLGEDVGKKGGVFKATHGLYDQFGEERVIDTPLAESAIAGVGIGAAMYGMRPIAEMQFADFIMPAVNQIISEAARIRYRSNNDWSCPMVIRAPYGGGVHGALYHSQSVEAVFANQPGLKIVMPSTPYDVKGLLKAAIRDEDPVLFFEHKRAYRLIKGEVPEDDYTLPIGKADVKREGEDITVITYGLCVHFALQAAEKLAQDGIEAHILDLRTIYPLDKEAIIEAASKTGKVLLVTEDNKEGSIMGEVSAIIAENCLFELDAPIKRLAGPDVPAMPYAPTMEKYFMINPDKVEKAMRELAEF, translated from the coding sequence ATGCCAGTAATTTCATATATTGATGCCGTAACGATGGCAATAAGAGAAGAAATGGAACGTGATGAAAAAGTATTCGTTCTTGGAGAAGATGTCGGGAAAAAAGGTGGAGTATTCAAAGCGACTCACGGATTGTATGATCAATTTGGAGAAGAGCGTGTCATTGATACCCCGCTTGCAGAATCGGCTATCGCTGGAGTTGGAATCGGAGCTGCCATGTATGGTATGAGACCAATTGCTGAAATGCAATTTGCTGATTTCATTATGCCGGCAGTTAACCAAATCATTTCTGAAGCAGCACGTATACGTTACCGTTCGAATAATGATTGGAGTTGTCCGATGGTTATTCGTGCTCCTTACGGTGGAGGAGTTCACGGGGCTCTATATCATTCACAATCGGTAGAGGCTGTGTTCGCTAATCAACCAGGATTGAAAATTGTCATGCCATCTACTCCTTATGATGTGAAGGGCTTACTGAAAGCGGCTATTCGTGATGAAGATCCGGTATTATTCTTTGAGCATAAACGTGCTTATCGCTTGATCAAAGGTGAAGTGCCTGAGGATGACTACACTCTTCCAATCGGGAAAGCAGACGTGAAGCGTGAAGGAGAGGACATCACAGTAATCACATATGGTCTGTGTGTTCACTTTGCTCTTCAAGCAGCGGAAAAGCTTGCTCAAGACGGAATTGAAGCGCACATCCTGGATTTACGTACGATTTATCCATTAGATAAAGAAGCGATCATTGAAGCAGCTTCTAAAACAGGTAAAGTGCTCCTGGTGACAGAAGACAATAAAGAGGGAAGCATCATGGGTGAGGTTTCTGCGATTATTGCTGAAAACTGTTTATTCGAGCTTGATGCTCCTATCAAACGCCTTGCTGGTCCTGACGTTCCTGCAATGCCGTATGCTCCGACAATGGAAAAATACTTTATGATTAACCCGGACAAAGTAGAAAAAGCAATGCGTGAACTTGCAGAATTTTAA
- a CDS encoding thiamine pyrophosphate-dependent dehydrogenase E1 component subunit alpha produces the protein MAENRHEELGLSNEKVLEMYETMLLARKIDERMWLLNRSGKIPFVISCQGQEAAQVGAAFALDREKDYVLPYYRDMGVVLTFGMTAKELMLSGFAKAEDPNSGGRQMPGHFGQKKNNIVTGSSPVTTQVPHAVGIALAGKMEKKDVVTFVTFGEGSSNQGDFHEGANFAGVHKLPVIFMCENNKYAISVPIEKQLACEKVSDRAIGYGMPGITVDGNDPIEVYKAVKEAADRGRRGEGPTLVETVSYRLTPHSSDDDDRSYRSPDEVAKAKTNDPIITFGAYLKETGVMNDDIEKEINDRVMKLVNEATDYAENAPYAEAESAMKYVYAEEK, from the coding sequence ATGGCAGAAAATCGTCATGAAGAGTTAGGACTTTCCAATGAGAAAGTATTAGAAATGTATGAAACCATGCTCCTTGCCAGAAAAATTGATGAGCGTATGTGGTTACTGAACCGTTCGGGTAAAATCCCATTTGTTATTTCATGTCAAGGTCAGGAAGCGGCTCAAGTTGGTGCTGCATTCGCTTTAGATCGTGAAAAGGATTATGTTCTTCCGTACTACCGTGACATGGGAGTGGTATTAACATTCGGGATGACGGCTAAAGAATTGATGTTATCAGGTTTTGCGAAAGCAGAAGATCCAAACTCGGGCGGACGTCAGATGCCTGGTCACTTTGGGCAAAAGAAAAATAATATCGTAACGGGTTCATCTCCTGTAACCACTCAAGTGCCACATGCGGTTGGTATCGCCCTTGCCGGGAAAATGGAGAAGAAAGACGTTGTAACGTTTGTGACATTCGGGGAAGGATCGTCCAACCAGGGAGATTTCCATGAAGGAGCAAACTTTGCTGGTGTACATAAACTTCCTGTTATTTTCATGTGTGAAAACAACAAATATGCGATTTCTGTTCCAATCGAAAAGCAATTAGCATGTGAGAAAGTGTCCGATCGTGCCATTGGGTACGGTATGCCGGGAATCACGGTTGATGGAAATGATCCAATCGAAGTATATAAAGCTGTCAAGGAAGCAGCAGATCGTGGTCGTCGTGGAGAAGGGCCAACTCTGGTTGAAACGGTTTCGTATCGTTTAACTCCTCACTCCTCGGATGATGATGACAGAAGCTATCGTTCTCCAGATGAAGTAGCGAAAGCGAAAACAAACGATCCAATCATCACGTTTGGTGCTTACCTGAAAGAAACAGGCGTTATGAACGATGACATTGAGAAAGAAATCAATGATCGTGTTATGAAGCTCGTGAACGAAGCAACGGATTATGCAGAAAATGCTCCATATGCTGAAGCAGAATCAGCGATGAAGTATGTTTATGCAGAAGAGAAGTAA
- the lpdA gene encoding dihydrolipoyl dehydrogenase, with protein MAEEYDLVILGGGTGGYVAAIRASQLGLKTAIVEKGKLGGTCLHKGCIPSKALLRSAEVYATAKHSEDFGVKINGVELDFTKVQSRKDGIVEQLHKGVQHLMKQGKIDVFEGLGRILGPSIFSPMPGTISVEMNNGEDNAMLIPKNVIVATGSRPRSLPGLDIDGEYVLSSDEALSLEALPKSIIIVGGGVIGIEWASMLSDFDVEVTVVEYADKIVPTEDHEISKEMQRLMKKKGVKIVTSAKVLPESLEKGDGEVTIKAEHKGEEKSFTAEKILVSVGRQANVEGIGLENTDIKVEKGFIEVNDFFQTKESHIYAIGDVIGGLQLAHVASHEGITAVEHMANEKPHPIDYSLISKCIYSNPEIASVGITEQEAKEKGYNLKTGKFSFRAIGKALVYGESDGFVKIIADKDTDDILGVHMIGPHVTDMISEAGLAKVLDATPWEIAHTIHPHPSLSEAIGEAALAVDGKAIHS; from the coding sequence TTGGCAGAAGAATATGATTTAGTCATTCTAGGGGGAGGCACAGGTGGCTATGTAGCCGCCATTCGTGCTTCTCAACTTGGATTAAAAACAGCAATCGTTGAAAAAGGAAAACTGGGGGGGACATGCTTACACAAAGGATGTATACCCAGTAAAGCTCTTCTTCGCAGTGCTGAAGTATATGCTACAGCTAAACACAGTGAAGATTTCGGTGTGAAAATCAATGGGGTAGAATTAGATTTCACAAAAGTTCAATCTAGAAAAGACGGGATCGTTGAACAGCTTCACAAAGGTGTTCAACACTTGATGAAACAAGGCAAGATCGATGTATTTGAAGGACTTGGACGCATTTTAGGACCTTCGATTTTCTCTCCGATGCCTGGGACAATTTCGGTTGAAATGAACAACGGGGAAGATAATGCTATGTTGATCCCTAAGAATGTGATCGTTGCAACAGGTTCCAGACCCCGTTCATTACCGGGACTAGATATTGATGGAGAATACGTATTATCCTCAGATGAAGCGCTTTCACTTGAAGCTCTTCCTAAATCGATCATCATCGTCGGCGGAGGGGTCATCGGTATTGAGTGGGCTTCCATGCTGTCTGACTTTGATGTAGAGGTAACCGTGGTGGAATACGCTGATAAAATCGTCCCAACCGAAGACCATGAGATTTCTAAAGAAATGCAGCGCTTAATGAAGAAAAAAGGCGTCAAAATTGTGACAAGTGCAAAAGTGCTTCCTGAATCCTTAGAAAAAGGGGACGGAGAGGTGACCATTAAAGCTGAGCATAAAGGAGAAGAAAAATCCTTTACTGCAGAAAAAATCCTTGTATCAGTTGGTAGACAAGCGAATGTTGAAGGCATTGGCTTAGAGAACACAGATATTAAAGTTGAAAAAGGCTTTATTGAAGTGAATGATTTCTTCCAAACAAAAGAGTCTCATATTTACGCGATCGGAGATGTCATCGGTGGTCTTCAATTAGCTCACGTTGCTTCTCACGAAGGAATCACAGCAGTGGAACATATGGCGAATGAGAAGCCTCATCCTATTGACTATTCCCTCATTTCAAAATGCATCTATAGTAATCCCGAAATTGCAAGCGTAGGGATTACGGAGCAGGAAGCGAAAGAAAAGGGATATAACCTGAAGACTGGTAAATTCAGCTTCAGAGCAATCGGAAAAGCACTCGTATATGGAGAATCTGATGGATTTGTCAAAATTATAGCTGACAAAGACACTGATGACATTCTAGGTGTACACATGATTGGTCCGCATGTAACGGACATGATTTCAGAAGCGGGACTTGCTAAAGTATTGGACGCAACCCCTTGGGAAATCGCGCACACCATCCACCCTCATCCATCCCTTTCAGAAGCGATCGGAGAAGCCGCATTGGCTGTTGATGGAAAAGCGATTCACTCATAG